From Pseudanabaena sp. PCC 6802, one genomic window encodes:
- a CDS encoding beta-ketoacyl-ACP synthase III, whose protein sequence is MHTAYINSIGKFLPNDPIANDEMEDFLGKIGDRPSKVRSRILKSNGIQQRYYALDRQQNTTHRTSEMAALAVRDALALADRDAKEIDLLAAATTWADQLVPSFASMVHGELSECLPLETASTHGVCCAGISALKYATNQVALGQKRNAIAVAAEMPSRLFKHSRFEAAENVRAGKSLPFDTEFLRWMLSDGAGAMLIQDRPNPNGISLKVEWIELISHANAYPVCMYAGFDDESAKRSWMEYSDYVEAAKSGALDLRQNIRLLDDVLKLGVEGWLRLIDQGRVDPSTIDWLLCHYSSHFFRSQIVELLEMADCTIPEHKWFTNLYTRGNTGCAAIYLMLEELFNSGKLQVGQKIFCFIPESGRFTTAYMLLSVVESCTPLVNSPNSSNSSMEVNSQAIAQNELSQSNSQDKAISQDPYADRYYISNSILERETVSTYLIRQLAQVWLEFERRIHSVPIVRRLERGEFTLPDYKALLINLRPQVVEGARWMARAASNMTDFQMRSTFIGHAQVEHRDFLMLEQNYQSVGGDLSNILQAEKNIGSEALSAFIFNQASQSDPIDLIGSMFVIEGLGNKLAGQWADRIQQSLALNESQVSFLAYHGKNDASHVDKLNALVRAEWMTAAIAKRIVKTAKVTARLYLLQLEEIG, encoded by the coding sequence CCAACGACCCTATAGCCAACGATGAGATGGAAGACTTTCTCGGGAAAATTGGCGATCGCCCTTCCAAAGTACGTTCTCGCATTCTCAAAAGCAATGGCATCCAACAGCGCTACTATGCCCTAGATCGCCAGCAAAATACCACGCATCGCACCAGTGAAATGGCAGCACTAGCAGTACGCGATGCTCTCGCGCTGGCCGATCGCGATGCAAAGGAAATCGATTTACTTGCCGCTGCCACCACCTGGGCAGACCAGTTAGTTCCCAGTTTTGCCAGTATGGTACATGGGGAGCTATCAGAATGCTTGCCTTTAGAAACTGCCTCTACGCATGGCGTGTGCTGCGCGGGAATATCCGCGCTGAAGTATGCGACAAATCAGGTGGCATTAGGACAGAAACGCAATGCGATCGCTGTAGCAGCGGAAATGCCATCGCGTCTATTTAAGCACAGCCGCTTTGAAGCTGCGGAAAATGTACGGGCAGGGAAGTCACTACCATTTGACACTGAGTTTTTGCGCTGGATGCTGTCAGATGGAGCTGGAGCGATGTTAATTCAGGATCGCCCCAATCCCAATGGCATTAGTCTCAAGGTGGAATGGATCGAACTAATTTCCCATGCAAATGCTTATCCTGTGTGCATGTATGCTGGATTTGATGATGAGAGCGCAAAACGTAGCTGGATGGAATATTCCGATTATGTGGAAGCAGCTAAGTCGGGAGCGCTCGACCTGCGTCAAAATATTCGACTGCTTGACGATGTGCTTAAGTTAGGCGTGGAAGGTTGGCTGCGCTTAATCGACCAGGGGCGAGTCGATCCAAGCACAATCGATTGGTTGCTGTGTCACTACTCTTCGCATTTCTTCCGCAGTCAGATTGTGGAACTCCTGGAAATGGCAGACTGTACGATCCCCGAGCATAAGTGGTTCACTAATCTCTACACGAGGGGGAATACGGGTTGCGCCGCTATCTATTTGATGCTGGAGGAACTATTTAATTCTGGCAAATTGCAGGTTGGACAAAAAATTTTCTGTTTTATTCCCGAAAGCGGTCGCTTTACCACTGCCTACATGCTCTTGAGCGTCGTGGAATCCTGCACTCCTTTAGTCAATTCGCCGAATTCATCTAATTCATCTATGGAGGTAAATAGTCAAGCGATCGCGCAAAATGAACTCTCCCAGAGTAACAGCCAGGATAAAGCCATATCTCAAGATCCCTACGCCGATCGCTACTATATCTCCAATAGTATTTTAGAGCGAGAAACCGTATCGACGTATCTAATCAGACAATTGGCACAAGTTTGGTTGGAATTTGAGCGTCGCATCCATTCCGTGCCTATAGTACGTCGGCTCGAGCGCGGTGAATTCACTCTGCCAGACTACAAAGCCCTGTTAATTAATTTGCGCCCCCAAGTAGTAGAAGGTGCCCGCTGGATGGCACGGGCTGCCTCCAATATGACCGATTTTCAGATGCGATCGACTTTTATCGGTCACGCCCAAGTAGAGCATCGCGACTTCCTAATGCTAGAACAAAATTATCAGTCAGTGGGTGGCGATTTATCCAATATTCTCCAAGCGGAAAAGAATATTGGAAGCGAGGCTTTGTCAGCTTTTATCTTTAACCAAGCTTCCCAAAGCGATCCAATCGACTTAATTGGTAGCATGTTTGTTATCGAGGGATTGGGTAATAAGCTAGCTGGCCAGTGGGCAGATCGGATTCAGCAGAGCCTCGCTCTCAATGAGTCACAAGTATCGTTTTTAGCATATCACGGCAAAAACGACGCATCGCACGTCGATAAGCTGAACGCACTTGTACGAGCAGAATGGATGACCGCTGCGATCGCAAAGCGCATCGTCAAAACTGCCAAAGTTACAGCCAGACTCTATCTATTGCAATTAGAGGAGATCGGCTAA